In a single window of the Callithrix jacchus isolate 240 chromosome 1, calJac240_pri, whole genome shotgun sequence genome:
- the LOC144577272 gene encoding LOW QUALITY PROTEIN: serine hydrolase-like protein (The sequence of the model RefSeq protein was modified relative to this genomic sequence to represent the inferred CDS: inserted 2 bases in 1 codon), whose protein sequence is MKVWLCLSGLISELRLAVPWGHIAAKAWGSLKGSPVLCLHGWLDNANSFDTLIPLLPQDLYYVAMDFGGHGLSSHYSPGVPYYHQNFVXKIRRVSAALKWNRFSIMGHSFGGFVAGMFSCTFPEMVDKLILLESSPFVLDFHVPEEQ, encoded by the exons AtgaaagtctggctctgtctttCAGGTCTGATCTCAGAGCTGAGGCTGGCTGTGCCCTGGGGCCACATCGCAGCCAAAGCCTGGGGCTCCCTGAAGGGCTCCCCAGTTCTCTGCCTACATGGCTGGCTGGACAATGCCAACTCCTTCGACACACTCATCCCTCTTCTCCCGCAAG ACTTGTATTACGTTGCCATGGATTTCGGGGGTCATGGGCTCTCATCCCATTACAGCCCAGGTGTCCCATATTACCACCAGAACTTTGT AAAGATCCGAAGGGTTTCGGCAG CCTTGAAATGGAATCGGTTCTCCATCATGGGTCACAGCTTCG GTGGCTTCGTGGCCGGGATG TTTTCCTGTACCTTTCCGGAGATGGTAGATAAACTCATCTTGCTGGAGTCGTCACCATTTGTCCTGGACTTTCAT GTTCCTGAAGAGCAATAG